The following proteins come from a genomic window of Misgurnus anguillicaudatus chromosome 10, ASM2758022v2, whole genome shotgun sequence:
- the LOC129448310 gene encoding CD209 antigen-like protein D isoform X2, whose translation MYVKLCNFGKSKGYALSSESKQQPDSDIERKVRVYRIISVVLFTICLLLMIVVFVLFVKVIGKQSCQIVEPKEMPAPEECNLKKCQEMYQLQTSCMHHDCGRGWLQFENSCYFLSKTRLSWHESREECQKRGGDLAIITKESLQRYLSEKGNVRYWIGLNQVGTNQWIWNNNTVLTVRYWGNKLLDGNCALLAANEQPERSWHQYACNMYLHYICQKTRA comes from the exons ATGTATGTTAAACTGTGCAATTTCGGAAAGTCCAAAGGCTACGCGCTCTCGTCTGAATCGAAGCAGCAGCCGGATTCAG ATATTGAACGGAAGGTTCGTGTTTACCGCATCATTTCAGTGGTGCTTTTTACCATCTGCCTCCTGTTGATGATTGTTGTCTTCGTACTCTTTGTAAAGG TGATTGGGAAGCAGTCATGTCAGATTGTAGAACCAAAAGAAATGCCAGCGCCAGAAGAATGCAACCTGAAGAAATGCCAAGAAATGTACCAACTGCAGACTTCGTG CATGCACCATGACTGTGGAAGGGGCTGGCTGCAGTTTGAGAACTCTTGTTATTTCTTGTCCAAAACCCGCCTGAGTTGGCATGAGAGTAGGGAGGAGTGCCAGAAGAGGGGAGGAGATCTTGCCATCATTACTAAAGAAAGTTTGCAG AGATATCTGAGTGAAAAGGGCAATGTGCGCTACTGGATTGGGCTCAATCAAGTGGGGACAAATCAATGGATATGGAACAACAACACTGTATTGACAGTGAG ATATTGGGGTAACAAACTTTTGGATGGTAATTGTGCTCTCCTGGCTGCAAATGAACAACCTGAACGAAGCTGGCACCAATATGCCTGCAACATGTACTTACACTACATCTGTCAGAAAACAAGAGCTTAA